The genomic DNA TTCCCGTCGCGGTTCTGCTTGGCGGCTGGCTGCTCTTAACCGCGGACACGATTGGTCGCAATCTCACAGATCCCGACGGTATTCCAGCGGGCATCATGGTGTCGTTAATCGGTGTGCCTTATTTTGCTTATTTGCTGCTTAAAAAATAGCTCGCATTATTAAAAAGAAGGAGGAGGGATATCTCTAAACATTAAGAACTATCGCTGATAAGCATCAGGTCAAGGCTTTCATTCATGGTAATCCATATGTGTAGTCCGGGAGGGGAGCAGATCTGGGACTACACATGTGGATTATTTTATTTTCCTTTTCTCTAAATGGGGAAACATTTTAACGCCGAATGACGTAATCAGCAAGGATTTTTAGATACTCATCATTCACCAATTTTCGGGGGGCAAATACGGCAGTTAAGAAAGTGAGAGACTTGGAATGCGCGATTTTTTCATTCATCATGGAATGATCGGCTTCAGGTAAATGGATGACGGATAGCAACTGCGAAGGCACCTTCTGTCGATACACTCGTTCGGTATCTTTGACATCAACATTTATATCTTTACCAGCTAGAACCAATAGTACTGGAGAATGGAAGTAACCTAATTCTTCAGTAGAGTCAGACTGATAATTCTCACCTATAAAATACCATCTTTCTCTGGAAATTAAATTGTCAGAGTTAGCTATTTTCAGGTATTCTTCGTAAGAAGCATGTTTTTGCAGTAACTGCAAAATATGTTGATTATAGTCCAATCTCTTTGTAATTTCTTGCGGAGTAGCCCCAGCTTGTTCCATCTCTTTTCTGGTGTTAAATTGCCCTTGTGTAATCCAGTTCACTGCTGGTGATACTAGGATGCTGAAAGCAATGTTATGCTCCTCTTTCACGATCTTCGGAATGACCCAGCCTGCTTGACTTGCTCCCCATAGGCCGATTTTCTGCTTATCGATCATCGGCAAGGTTCTCGCCCAGGCTATTGCATATCGGATATCCTGTGCCCGGTCCTCCATGCTTTGGTCCAGCCAATTTCCAGGAGCGCCATTAATACCGGGCTTGTTCAGTGACAAAGAGGCATAACCCTTGGAAGCGAACCTTTCCCACAGTGGTTTGTATCCATCATCGTATGTGTCATTGATCGGACCATCTCCATGGACAAAAACAACCAGTCCAACCTTTCCTGAGTAGTCCTTAGGCAAAGCTAATGTACCCGTTAATATCCCTTTAGGAGTCTCAATTTGTACCTTTTCTTCCGTCATCTTGTAGGAATTTTGATATAAAATAAACAATATTAAGGCAGCGGCCAGAACTGCCGCAATACCAAGAGTAAGTGTTAATGTTTTTTTCAATGATGTTCTCTCCTCGAATGCAGTGTAGCTCCTTTCCAGCTCATCAGATGCCATACAGGCTCCTTAAACCAAAAATGCCGCAAACCATTATATTTGGATTGTTCTACTTCAAACGCTAGTTTGTGATACAAACGGATAGCCCCTTGATTCTTATACGCTACATGAAGCGTCAACACATCAAAACCGGATTCAACCGTAAATTGCTGTGCGAAAGTTAGAAAACGTCGTCCTATCCCCTGATTACGATGACTTGCGCGAATCGCCAAATGATCGATGTAACACTCATCTGGGGCAGGCTTATATTCCAACGCATGCATACCTGTCAAAAATTTAAATACATTGAAGCAGCCAAACTGTTTTATGAGCGGAACCCAAGAAATAGGTATTGTTTTAGGAAGCGAAGAGGAAGGTGCTTTCCATGTGAGGGAGAGGACACCGA from Paenibacillus sp. FSL R10-2782 includes the following:
- a CDS encoding alpha/beta hydrolase produces the protein MKKTLTLTLGIAAVLAAALILFILYQNSYKMTEEKVQIETPKGILTGTLALPKDYSGKVGLVVFVHGDGPINDTYDDGYKPLWERFASKGYASLSLNKPGINGAPGNWLDQSMEDRAQDIRYAIAWARTLPMIDKQKIGLWGASQAGWVIPKIVKEEHNIAFSILVSPAVNWITQGQFNTRKEMEQAGATPQEITKRLDYNQHILQLLQKHASYEEYLKIANSDNLISRERWYFIGENYQSDSTEELGYFHSPVLLVLAGKDINVDVKDTERVYRQKVPSQLLSVIHLPEADHSMMNEKIAHSKSLTFLTAVFAPRKLVNDEYLKILADYVIRR
- a CDS encoding N-acetyltransferase; this encodes MSPESIDIVAYQKQDYEAVCKLLVESFKTKFQALVTLEDQDMQQLLMKVWVQDPHPSTMKQFVVKENKEVVGVLSLTWKAPSSSLPKTIPISWVPLIKQFGCFNVFKFLTGMHALEYKPAPDECYIDHLAIRASHRNQGIGRRFLTFAQQFTVESGFDVLTLHVAYKNQGAIRLYHKLAFEVEQSKYNGLRHFWFKEPVWHLMSWKGATLHSRREHH